Proteins from one Gossypium raimondii isolate GPD5lz chromosome 8, ASM2569854v1, whole genome shotgun sequence genomic window:
- the LOC105790670 gene encoding splicing factor U2af small subunit B gives MAEHLASIFGTEKDRVNCPFYFKIGACRHGDRCSRLHNRPTISPTLLLSNMYQRPDMITPGVDAQGQPIDPRKIQEHFEDFYEDIFEELSKFGEIESLNVCDNLADHMIGNVYVQFREEDQAAAALQALQGRFYSGRPIIADFSPVTDFREATCRQYEENSCNRGGYCNFMHVKVIGRELRRKLFGRHRRYRGSRSRSRSASPRHRRERDYREKSRDRDRDDHRDRNGRRPDRDRYDRESGSRRKHGSPRRSRSPPPAREGSEERRARIEQWNREREEKV, from the coding sequence ATGGCGGAGCACTTGGCCTCAATCTTCGGTACGGAGAAGGACCGCGTGAATTGCCCCTTCTATTTCAAGATTGGAGCATGCCGGCACGGGGACAGGTGTTCACGGCTCCACAACCGGCCGACGATCTCTCCAACTCTCCTCCTTTCCAACATGTACCAGCGCCCGGACATGATCACTCCCGGAGTGGATGCCCAGGGCCAGCCCATCGATCCCCGCAAGATCCAGGAGCACTTCGAGGACTTCTACGAGGACATCTTCGAGGAGCTGAGCAAGTTTGGTGAGATCGAGAGCCTCAACGTTTGTGACAACCTCGCCGACCACATGATTGGAAACGTGTATGTTCAGTTCAGGGAGGAAGACCAGGCCGCAGCCGCCCTCCAGGCTCTACAAGGAAGGTTCTACTCTGGTCGTCCTATCATTGCGGATTTTTCCCCGGTCACCGATTTCCGCGAAGCAACTTGTCGGCAATACGAGGAGAATAGCTGTAACCGGGGGGGATACTGTAACTTTATGCATGTCAAGGTAATTGGAAGGGAGCTGAGAAGGAAGCTGTTTGGGAGGCACCGCAGGTATAGAGGGAGTCGGAGCAGGAGTAGGAGCGCCAGTCCTCGCCACCGGCGTGAGAGGGATTATAGGGAAAAGTCTCGAGATCGAGACCGAGATGATCATCGTGATAGAAATGGGCGAAGACCGGATAGGGATAGGTATGACCGTGAAAGCGGGAGTAGGAGAAAGCATGGGAGTCCTAGGCGAAGCAGAAGCCCTCCACCTGCTCGGGAAGGAAGTGAGGAGCGGAGAGCCAGGATTGAACAATGGAACCGTGAGAGGGAAGAGAAGGTGTAA
- the LOC105790671 gene encoding light-inducible protein CPRF2 produces MHTEFSVDDFSDSFWAAPPGMSRSQSEWAFDNFIEEFSGSGGAIPVSRSGESVIGPSLAEPRPSVSKSEEADGEGDVVEIKRPGNQNHNSPPSDLAPTFSIDSDEYRAILKDKLHQACAAVALSRASSVKAEVFSAQAEDQALQSRSQVQGSSKAQGQGELDATPSEVLAMSTTQTKSKVQMRQTTSVSSGEDSDDDELRDTETTDNMDPADAKRARRMRSNRESARRSRRRKQAHMNELEAQVGQLRVEHSTLLKSLTDTNHKYDEAAVDNRILKADIETLRAKVKMAEETVKRVTGINFNSGLLSRHNVASVGMPFVSSPLETSSTAPVPLQPNTNQFFHQPVPLHHQRMENGFMGNTMVPPIVNSRTEGVKHVNETSALQHTPRSERVQDQIGPGVSQRMSGWEPQQHAAAKNKKQN; encoded by the exons atGCATACTGAGTTCTCAGTTGACGATTTCTCGGACTCCTTTTGGGCGGCTCCGCCGGGGATGAGCCGAAGCCAATCGGAGTGGGcttttgacaattttattgAAGAGTTTTCTGGTTCGGGCGGGGCGATCCCAGTGTCGCGTTCGGGCGAGAGTGTGATCGGTCCATCCTTGGCGGAACCTCGGCCGTCCGTTTCGAAATCTGAAGAAGCCGATGGTGAAGGTGACGTGGTGGAGATCAAAAGACCTGGTAATCAGAATCATAACAGTCCGCCGTCCGATCTGGCACCGACGTTCTCGATTGACTCGGATGAGTACCGCGCGATCCTCAAGGACAAGCTCCATCAAGCCTGCGCAGCTGTTGCTCTCTCTCGT GCATCATCTGTGAAGGCAGAAGTTTTCTCTGCGCAAGCTGAAGATCAAGCGCTTCAATCGAGATCCCAAGTTCAAG GTTCCTCAAAGGCTCAAGGACAGGGTGAACTAGATGCTACACCTAGTGAAGTCTTGGCTATGTCTACTACACAAACAAAATCAAAGGTACAAATGAGGCAAACAACAAGTGTGTCATCAGGAGAAGATTCAGATGATGATGAACTCAGAGATACTGAAACTACTGATAACATGGATCCGGCTGATGCAAAACGTGCAAGGAG AATGCGGTCAAATCGAGAATCAGCTAGACGCTCAAGGAGAAGAAAGCAAGCACATATGAATGAACTTGAAGCGCAG GTTGGCCAACTAAGAGTTGAACATTCTACATTACTCAAGAGTCTCACTGACACGAATCACAAGTATGATGAAGCTGCTGTGGACAATAGAATTCTGAAGGCTGATATCGAAACATTAAGAGCAAAG GTAAAAATGGCTGAAGAAACAGTTAAGCGGGTGACGGGGATTAACTTTAACTCTGGTCTTCTATCTAGGCACAATGTAGCAAGTGTTGGCATGCCTTTTGTTAGCAGCCCATTGGAAACATCTTCAACTGCTCCTGTTCCATTGCAGCCAAACACTAATCAGTTTTTTCACCAACCAGTTCCCTTGCATCATCAGAGAATGGAAAACGGTTTCATGGGGAACACCATGGTTCCTCCTATCGTGAATTCACGAACCGAGGGAGTGAAACATGTCAATGAAACATCTGCATTGCAGCACACACCCAGGTCGGAGCGCGTTCAAGATCAGATCGGCCCTGGTGTCAGTCAGCGTATGTCTGGGTGGGAGCCTCAACAACATGCAGCTGCTAAGAACAAGAAGCAAAATTGA